Sequence from the Corallococcus sp. EGB genome:
GCCCACGTCGCCCTTGATGAGGCGCGCGATGTCCTGGAGACGGCGGGCCAGTGGCGTCCCCGGGTACGTCACGCCGGGCGACACGGGCAGCTTCGCGAGGCGCGCGCCATCCAGCTTCGACATGGCTTCAAAGGCGTCCGCGCCCGCGCCCTTCAGGGCTTGATCCACCGCGCCGGCATAGAGCGCGGAGAAGCCCTGGCGTGCGCCCCCATGCTGGCGTCCGGTGCGCAGCCGGAAGTCCTCCAGCCGGCCCATGGCGATGGCTCCCGCGCTGCCATAGAGCGCACGGGGGAGCGTGGGTTGCAGCGCCACGGCGCGCAGGGGTGCGTCGTCCTTCGCGTCCGCCAGCGCTCGGTTGAGCCAGCCGTCCGCGGTGGACTTGCGGCCCGGCGTGCCGGACTCCAGGAAGTCCTGCGCGTCGAAGTGCGAGCGCGGCGCGACGGACAGGCCCACGCCGGGGAGCACCGCGAGCCTTCCCTCCGACCACAGCGGCATCAGCGCGCCGAGCGACGGGTGCAGGCCGAAGGTTCCCTTGAGCTTGAGCGCGGCGTGGTCTCCCTGGAACTTGAGCGCCAGCGTGGGCCGTGCGCGCTGATAGGCGTCGTCCTCCACGGGTGGCACCAGGGACAGGCCATCCGCGCCTCCGCGCAGGAAGACCGTGACCAGTGCGCGGCGGGCGGGCGTATCGCTGGGACTCGCGGCCCAGGCTCGGGCGAGGAAGGACGGTGCCAGCACGAGGCCCGCGCCGGTCACGCCCAGTGCCTGGAGGAGCTGCCTGCGGGAGGGGCGTGTCGTCATTGTTTCTGGAACTCCGGCGAGCCGAGCAGCAGCCCCGCGATGAGTGGCACGTCCACGGGTGGCGCTTCGTCCACGGCGCCCGCGGCTTCGCGCTTCTCCGCCAGCGCCGCGAGGATGGTGGCCCGTGTCTCCTCCGACGGCTTCGTCCCCAGCAGCGCCTGCCCCAGGCCGTCCACCCACTCCACCGCCGTGGGCGCCTGCCTCGGTGCGAACGCGTCCACTGACACACGCGCTCCGGGCAGCCGGCCGCCCACGAGGTCCAGGCCGAAGTTGAGCCTCGCCACCAACGCTCCGCTGTTCACCCACGGCTCGGCCACCTCCGGGAAGCCCGTGGGCGCGGGGGCCCGGTAGAGCGGCTCGCCCATCAAGGCCAGATGGCGCAGGAGCCGGGGCGTCACCTCCACCTGCGCGTTCGTCGCCCGCAGCGCGGACACCACGTACTCGAACGGCGTCTTCACCTTCCCGGCCCGCACTTCCGGCGACTGGAACTCCGGCGACTGGAACAGCGCGCGATACACCGCGCGCAGGTCTCCCTTCGTGTCGAGGAACACCTTCGCCACCCGGTCCACCAACTCTGGCGCGGGGTCGTCCGCGACGAAGCGCTGCGCGAGCTTCAGCGCCACGTGGTGCGCTGTCGCGGGGTGGTTCGCCAGCAGGTCCAGCACCCGCTCCCCGTCCCTCTCCCCTCCCCCCGTGGGAATCGCCTGCCCCAGCACCACCTTCGCATCGGTGTCGTGCGCCACCTTGCGGAAGACGAACGCGGGCTCCTTTCGCGGCTGGCGGATGCTCCAGCCCGTGAAGCAGCGCGCGACCTCGCGCACGTCGTCCTGCGTGTAGCCGCCGTCCACGCCCAGCGTGTGCAGCTCCAGCAGCTCGCGCGCGTAGTTCTCGTTGAGGCCCAGCTTCGGCTTCGCGTCTTCTTCGTCCTCCGCGTCCTCCATCATCGCGGCCTGGCGACGGAAGCGGCGCGGGTGGCGCAGCTCCTCCTGGCTCAACCCCTCACGCGTGCTGCGCCAGTTGTCCAGGTAGAAGAGCATCGCCGGGTGGTGCGCCGTCGCGCCCAGCAGCTCCCGGAAGGTGCCGAAGACGTGCGGCCGGATGGCGTCGCGCTCGTAGGACGTGGCCAGCCACCTCACTGCGCCTTTGTCCTCGGAGACGTTGAAGTGGTTGAACCAGAAGTCGACCAGCACCTCCTCCAACTGGCGCGGACTCTCCACCGCGCGCAGCACCCGGGCGGAGGAGCGCTCGAAGACGACGCGCGCCGGGCCCCGCTCGCGCTTCTCCTCTGCGGGCATCTCCGGCGGCGGCCTCGGGTAGTCCTCCACGAGCTGCGCCATGGACATTCCCAGCGTGGGGAACGCCTGGAGCTTCGCCTCCAGACCGGATGGCAGCGGGGCACCGGACGCGGGCTGGAGCTGGGCCTCCACCCACCCGTCCACGCCCAGCCGCTTCATCTCCGCCAGGTCCCTCCCCGAGGGCCCATACGCCAGCCGCTGAAGCACGTGCACCGCGCGCGCCTCGTCGAAGGGCGCGGGCGCCCCAGGTGCCGTGAGCTGCGACCGGGACGCACACGACAGGCACACGGCCACCAGGGGCCAGACAGGGAGGGCGCGCATGGTGATGCATTGAACCCCGGACGCGCCCGGAAGTTACTTGGCGACTCGAAAGCTCAGTGCAGCAGCGTTCCGAAGTACGTCATGCCCAGGTGCACCGCCGACGCGATGACCAGTCCCGCGCCCACCAGGCCCGCCGCCGTGAGGGCCATGGGATTGCGGTCCGCGATGCGCAGGCCCTGGTGCAGGGTCTTCTTCAGCATCGTGCGCTGGCACTGCACGTGGATGCGGCCCTCCAGCGCGGCGTGGAGCTGCGACACCATGTCGTCCACGGACTTGAAGCGGTCCTCGGGGGCCTTGCTCATCCCCTTCTTCACGAACCACATCAGCTCCGCGGGCACCGGGCCCTGGGCGCTGTTCGCGTGCATGGAGTGCATGTCCAGCGTGCGCGCCTGCACCGCCGTCATGATGTCCGACACCGACTGGAGGCCCTCCAGGTAGTGCGTCAGCGACAGGAACTCGTGGAAGAGCACGGAGAGGCTGTAGACGTCGCTGCGCGCGTCCATCGTGTCGTGCTCGCCGCGCGCCTGCTCCGGGGACATGTAGAGCGGCGTGCCCACCACCGAGCCCAGCTCCGTCTGGAGCGGCCGCGCCGAGTGCAGGTCCTTGGGCGCACCGTCCGGGAGGCTCGGAGTGGAGGGCGTGCCCACGCGGCGCGCCAGGCCCCAGTCCAGCACCGTCACCTCGCCGAAGGGGCCCACCATGATGTTCGCGGGCTTCAGGTCGCGGTGGATGAAGCCCTTGCCGTGCGCGTACGCCACCGCGTGCAGCACGCCCAGGAAGATCTGCACCCGCACCTGGAACGGGTAGCGCACCAGCGCGTCCAGCTCCGAGCGGCGCAGCCGGGCGATGATGGACTCCAGCGTCTCGCCCTTCAGGTGCTTCATCAGGAAGTAGTACCGGCCCTGCTCATCCACGCCCACGTCGTGCACGGGCGCGATGTTCGGGTGGTCCAGCATGCCCACCGTGCGGATCTCCTCCACGAAGCGCAGCACGCGGTCCAGGTCCGCGCCCGGGGGCAGCCGCTTGAGCGCGACCTCCCGCTCGATGTCGTGGTCGCGGATGAGCACCACCTCGCCCATGCCGCCCTGCCCCAGCGGGCGCACCTCTTCGAAGCGCTCGCGCTGAAGCGGAATCACGCTGGGCTGCTGCCCCTTCCACTCCACGCGCGGAAGCACCGTGTTGCGCCGCTGGAGGGTGGACGCACCAGGAGTCAGGGTGGGCGCCAGCTGCTGCGCCCCCGAGTTCGGAGAAATGAGCGTGTTTTCCAGGCCGGCCGCGAGCGTTTGACTCATGGGACGCCAGGAATAGCAGGCACTCCCCGCGCGCGCCCACCTACGCGCAGTCCATGACGCAACTGCGCGAAACCACTGGGATAGCAGCCAGCCAGGCGTCACCCGTTCGGGGTGAAGGGCACGTCCAGCACCGGCAACTTCGTAGCGCCGGGCAGGTCGTAGTGCCACCACTCCATCCGGTTGCGCTGGAAGCCGGCGCCCTCCATGGCCTTGCGCAGCACCTCCCGGTGTTCGCGCGAGGCGGGGGTGCCGCCGGTGTAGCCGTGGTGCGCAGCGGGGGTGAAGTCGTCGAAGGGGGTGGGCATCTCCACCTCCGCGCCGTCCTTCGTCACCAGGGTGAGGTCCACCGCCCCGCCCCGGTTGTGGTTGGAGCCCTTGCGCGGGTCCGCCACGTAGCCGGGCTTGGGCATGATCTTCCACATCTCGTACTGCACCGCGCGCGGCCGGTAGCAGTCGTAGACCTTCAGCCGGTAGCCCTGGGCACGCAGCGCTTCCGCGGCCTGCTTCAGGCGCTTCACCGAGTCCGGCAACAGCAGGCACCGCGCGCCATCCGGGTACACCTGCCGCTTGAGGAAGTTGTCCTTCGTCGCGTAGCGCAGGTCCTGCACCAGGTCCGGGATGACGGTGGCCGCGTCCACCAGCTCCGCCTTGGGCGCGGCGGGCTTCGGCTTCGCGGCCTTCGCATCCTCCGCGAGGGCCGGTGCGCCCCCGAGCAGCGCCAGGGTCAGCGTGAGGCCCACCGCGGCGCGCATCAGCGCACCCCGTCCGTGTACACGGTGGGGTCCGCCACGCCCGCTTCCTGGAAGCCCCTGGCGCGCAGCAGGCAGCTGTCGCAGCGGCCACACGCGCGGCCCTGCGCGTCCGGGTCGTAGCAGGAGTGCGTCATCCCGTAGTCCACGCCCAGCTTCACGCCGGCCTGGATGATCTGCGCCTTGGTGAGGCCGGACAGCGGCGCGTGCACCTTGAAGGTCGCGCCCTCCACGCCCGCCTTGGTGGCCAGCTGGGCCATGGACTCGAAGGAGCGGATGAACTCCGGGCGGCAGTCCGGATAGCCGCTGTAGTCCACCGCGTTGACGCCGATGTAGATGTCCGTGGCGCCCACCACCTCCGCCAGCCCCAGCGCCATGGAGAGGAAGAGCGCGTTGCGCGCGGGCACGTAGGTGATGGGGACGTCGTGGGACATGGCGTCCTCGGTGCGGTCCTTGGGGACCGGGATGTCGTCCGTGAGGGCGGAACCGCCCACCTGCCGCAGGTCCACCGTCACCACGCGCACGTCCCGCACGCCCATGGTGGCGGCGACCTTCTTCGCGCGCTCCAGCTCCACCGAGTGGCGCTGTCCGTAGGCGATGGACAGGCACACCGGCTCGAAGCCGTCCGCCTTCGCCATCGCCAGGCACGTCGTTGAGTCCAGGCCTCCGGACAGGAGCACCACCGCACGCTTCGCCATTCCATCCTCCACTTCGGGGCGGCGCACGTTACACGACGGGGGCAGGTCCCGGGTGTTTCAGTCGATGCGGTCGCCGCTCACCGTGTACACGGTGGTGCAGGTGGACGGGTTGCATCTGCACGCCGAGCCCTTGCCCGGCAGGAAGATGTCCTGGAGCGTGCCGCACGCGAGCGACACGTCGTAGCCGTTCTCCGTGGGGGCCGGGATGTCGCCCTCCGGCACGCCGCCGTCCAGGCGCTTGCAGTCGCGCGCCACGTTGCGTGACTGGCTGTCGCTCAGGAGCATCACGTTCAGTGACTCCTCGATTTCGGAGTCCTCGCAGCCGGTGCCGCACGAGTCGCGGCGCGCGGTGGCGCGGTGGGTGGAGGACACGCTCTGGCCGGTGTAGCCCGCGTCTCGCGAGAAGCCCTGCACGGTGAAGAAGCCCGTGCCCGCGTCGGTGTCTCGGGAGAAGGTGCCCTCGAAGTAGAAGCTGCCCGCGTCGTCCAGTTGGGCGAAGTCGCGCGAGCCCGCGTCGCACGTGGTGCGCGCCGCGTCCAGCTTCGCCTGGAAGCGGAACGTCCCCATCACCTGGTTGCCCGGGTAGACGGGGTCGGAGAAACAGCCCACCGCCACGGCCAGGGCCGCCGCGGGGAAGAGCGCCACTGCCAGTCGCTTCAGGTGCATGACGCGTCCCAGGTTAGGCGTCCAGCGACGCCAGGGCCAATTGGCGGAAGGCCTCGCTGCGAGCGAGCACCGCACCCACATCCACGCCCGCGGGGTCACCGCCGCGCACGTCCGAGTCCAGCCGCGCCAGCACGCGCCCCGCCGCCAGCGACGCGGGCATCGCGCGCCAGGCCGCCACCGCCGCGGCCTCCCACGCCAGCACCGCGCCGGGGCGGGTGAGCTCCACGCCCTCCGAGCCCAGCGCCAGCGCCAGCGCGCACAGCCACCCCAGCTCCACCGCGCCGAAGCAGCCGAGCGCGCCCGCGCCCAGCACCAGCGCGTCCGGCGACGTGAGGTATGCCTCCACACCCCCGCGAGGATCCACGGACACGCGCACGCCTTCCGCGCCCAGCGACTGGAGCACCGGCCTCAGCGCGACGTGCAGCCGCGCGAGGCTCGCCTCCGTCACCGGCACCAGGCCCGCAGGCTCCGGGTGCTGGAAGTCCTGCGCGGGGCGCTCCAGCCGGGACACGGGGGCGCGCGGCGCGGGGGCATCGCTGCCGACGAGCGCGGCGCCAATGCCATCCGTGCGCTCCGCCTCCGGGCGGCCCAGGGCGTGCAGCGCCTCCGCGTACAGCGTCCAGCCATCCACGTCCGGCCACTTCTCGCGCAGGAGCGCGGGCCAGAAGCGCACCGCGAGCACCGCCCCGTCCGGGGACGGAGAGAGGCGCTCGGTCACCCACCGGGTCAGCGCGGGCGTGAGCTGCCCGGCGTCCGCGAGCCGCTCCGCCAGGCGCACCGCCGGGCCCACCAGCTGCGCGTCCATGTAGCCGCGCAGGATGCCCTCCAGCTCCGCGGGGTCCTGCGTGAGGCGCTCGCGCAGCCGCAGCGCTTCGCCCACCAGGCCGCGCGCCTCGGCGAGCTTCACGCGGCGGGCCAGCCGCTCGTCCGTGTCCGCGAGCTGCTCCAGCTGCGTGGCCGCTTCCGCCCAGCGCTGCTGCGCCTCGAAGGCGTCCGCCAGGCGCTCGCGGTACGGCGCCCACGCGTCGGGGCCCGCGAGCTTCGCGAGGGTGTCCGCCAGCGTGAGGAACACCGTGGACTCGCGCGCCTCGTCCACCAGCGCGAGCAGCGCCTGCACGGCGGCGAGGTTGTCCGCGTCGTCGGAGAGGGCCGCCTCGAAGGCCTCGCGCGCCTCGGCGGGCTGGGCCAGCGGCCCCTGCAGCAGCTCACCGCGCTCCAGGTGCAGCAGCGCGCGCGCCTTCGCGTCGTTCGTGTCCTGGGCGATGAGCGCCAGCGTGCGCTCCGCGGACTCCAGGCGGCCCAGCTCGAGTTCCAGGGCGTAGCGCTCGCGCAGCAGCTCCTCGCGGCGCGCGGGCCAGCCGTCCGCGGCGAAGGCCAGCGACTCCAGCCGCGCGTTCCCCGGCAGCGCGCGCACGCGCGTGAGCACCTCTTCCGCCAGGGACTCCGGCTCCAGGCCCAGCTCCGGCAACAGGAGCATCAGGCGCGCGGCGAGGCCGGGCTCCCCGCCCAGCTCCTCCAGGGCGCGCAGGCGCGCGAGCACCGGGGCCGGACGGGCGCGCAGCACCTCGTCTCGCAGCGCCACGGCGGAGGCGGCGTCGCGCTCGTAGGACAGGGCCGCCAGCTCCAGCAGGCCCTCCCACTCCGCGTCCTCGCGCAGGCCGTCCGCCAGGGCGTGGGCGTGGGCGGGGTCCGCGTCCGGCTGCGCGGACAGGGCCCAGAGGGCCACGCGCGTGCGGGGCACGTCGCCCGCCTGCGCGGCCATGGCCAGCGCGTCGGTGTATTCGCCCGCGGCCATGGCGGGCGCGAAGCCCACGTCCACGGCGCGCGCGAAGGCGCCCAGGCGGGCGAAGCGCTCGGACAGCTCCGACGCGGACAGCATGTCCGGCGCGTCGGTGGCGATGCGCTCGATGACCTCCAGCGCCTCGCCCATCTCCCCCGCCTTCTCCCAGAGGCCGGCGGCCTCCAGCAGCAGAGGCGGACGCTCCTCCGGGGCGGCGAGCCGCGCGGCCTGCAGCAGCGCCCGGGCCGCACGGGGCGCGTCTCCAGAGGCGCGGTGCAGGTGCGCGACGAGCAGCGCGGCGCGCAGGTCCGGCTCCGTGGCGACGGCGGCCTTCGCGGCCTTGAGCGCGTCTTCCAGCAGACCGGCCTTCTCGAAGGCGCGCGCGGCGGCCACCAGCAGCGACACCCGCTGCTCACCCGACGCGAGCTCCGCGCGGGCCACGCGCACCTCGGCGCGCCGCGCGTGCGCATCACCGAGCAGCGGCTCCAGGGCCTCCAGCGCGTCGGCGTAGCCGGCACCGGAAGCGCCCCGCGCCACCACGGCCTCCAGCGCGTCGCGAGCGGCGTCCTCGCGGCCCGCGTCCCTCGCCAGCCCCGCGAACTCCAGCCGGAGCACCGCGGACTCGTCCGCGTCGTCCGTGAGGGAGATCAGCCGCTCCAGCGCGGCGAGCAGCTCCGTGGACGCCTTGCGCGCACGCAGGCCGTCCACCAGCGCGCGCAGGGCGGACGGGTTCTCTGGATCCGCTTCCGCCGCGCGGCGCGTGAGGGCCCAGGCCGTGTCCGCGTCCGACAGGGACTCGTTCGCCACGGACGCGGCGGCGAGCAGCAGCTCCGCGGCGCGCGAGCCTCCCGCGGCCTCCGCGCCCGCTTCGTAGATGCCCAGCAGGTCGCCGTGGCGGCCCAGGGCGCGCAGGCCCTCCACCGCACGGTCGATGACGCCCGCGTCCGCCGGGCGCAGCCGCGCCAGGGGCACCAGCGCGTCAATGGCCTCTCGCGGGTCGTCGAAGAGGTCGGCCGCGCGGCGCAGCAGCACCTCTTCCGTCGCCGCGTCCGGGGCCCTGCGCGCCAGCTGCAACGACGCCCGGTACAGGCCGGGGCCATTGCCCGTGCGCGAGTGCACCTCCGCGAGCAGCGACAGCGCCTCACCGCCGCGCGCGCCCTCCGGCTCCAGCGACACCACCGCCTCGAAGGCGTCCGCCGCGTCGTGGAACGCGCCCGACGCGAGCGACGCATGGCCCAGCCGCAGCCACGTGCGCACGCGCACCGGCACCGGCAGCGAGTCGCCGCCCAGCGCCAGCACCCGGCGGTCATACGGCTGCGCGGCGGCGGGGCCTCCGCCCTGGGCGGCCAGCTCCGCGCGAGCGCAGAGGGCGTCCACGTCGCCGCCCGCGCGGCCCAGATAGTCATCGAAGGCCTCGGCGGCCCTGAGCGCTTCACCCGCGTCCAGCAGGCGCTGGGCCCGCTCCCGCAGCAGGGGCAGCGCCTCCGTGGGCGACACGGCCTCCGCGCGCTGGCCCAGCAGGTCCGCCAGCCGGCGCACGTCTCCGGCGGCGCGCTCGCGCACGTGCTGGAAGGCCTCCGCGTTGGCGGGGTCCAGCTCGAAGGCGCGGTCCTCG
This genomic interval carries:
- a CDS encoding DUF1501 domain-containing protein; its protein translation is MTTRPSRRQLLQALGVTGAGLVLAPSFLARAWAASPSDTPARRALVTVFLRGGADGLSLVPPVEDDAYQRARPTLALKFQGDHAALKLKGTFGLHPSLGALMPLWSEGRLAVLPGVGLSVAPRSHFDAQDFLESGTPGRKSTADGWLNRALADAKDDAPLRAVALQPTLPRALYGSAGAIAMGRLEDFRLRTGRQHGGARQGFSALYAGAVDQALKGAGADAFEAMSKLDGARLAKLPVSPGVTYPGTPLARRLQDIARLIKGDVGLEVAATEMGGWDTHVAQGVTQGVFAKRCEELGNALAAFTADLGPKLDTVTVLVMTEFGRTVKENGNQGTDHGVGGVMFALGGGVKGGVHGRFDALTVERLQDGRDVPSWTDIRAPLSEALRAWRPGVTLAKVFPGYQENGALGMFT
- a CDS encoding DUF1800 domain-containing protein; translation: MRALPVWPLVAVCLSCASRSQLTAPGAPAPFDEARAVHVLQRLAYGPSGRDLAEMKRLGVDGWVEAQLQPASGAPLPSGLEAKLQAFPTLGMSMAQLVEDYPRPPPEMPAEEKRERGPARVVFERSSARVLRAVESPRQLEEVLVDFWFNHFNVSEDKGAVRWLATSYERDAIRPHVFGTFRELLGATAHHPAMLFYLDNWRSTREGLSQEELRHPRRFRRQAAMMEDAEDEEDAKPKLGLNENYARELLELHTLGVDGGYTQDDVREVARCFTGWSIRQPRKEPAFVFRKVAHDTDAKVVLGQAIPTGGGERDGERVLDLLANHPATAHHVALKLAQRFVADDPAPELVDRVAKVFLDTKGDLRAVYRALFQSPEFQSPEVRAGKVKTPFEYVVSALRATNAQVEVTPRLLRHLALMGEPLYRAPAPTGFPEVAEPWVNSGALVARLNFGLDLVGGRLPGARVSVDAFAPRQAPTAVEWVDGLGQALLGTKPSEETRATILAALAEKREAAGAVDEAPPVDVPLIAGLLLGSPEFQKQ
- a CDS encoding serine/threonine-protein kinase, whose protein sequence is MSQTLAAGLENTLISPNSGAQQLAPTLTPGASTLQRRNTVLPRVEWKGQQPSVIPLQRERFEEVRPLGQGGMGEVVLIRDHDIEREVALKRLPPGADLDRVLRFVEEIRTVGMLDHPNIAPVHDVGVDEQGRYYFLMKHLKGETLESIIARLRRSELDALVRYPFQVRVQIFLGVLHAVAYAHGKGFIHRDLKPANIMVGPFGEVTVLDWGLARRVGTPSTPSLPDGAPKDLHSARPLQTELGSVVGTPLYMSPEQARGEHDTMDARSDVYSLSVLFHEFLSLTHYLEGLQSVSDIMTAVQARTLDMHSMHANSAQGPVPAELMWFVKKGMSKAPEDRFKSVDDMVSQLHAALEGRIHVQCQRTMLKKTLHQGLRIADRNPMALTAAGLVGAGLVIASAVHLGMTYFGTLLH
- the ddpX gene encoding D-alanyl-D-alanine dipeptidase codes for the protein MRAAVGLTLTLALLGGAPALAEDAKAAKPKPAAPKAELVDAATVIPDLVQDLRYATKDNFLKRQVYPDGARCLLLPDSVKRLKQAAEALRAQGYRLKVYDCYRPRAVQYEMWKIMPKPGYVADPRKGSNHNRGGAVDLTLVTKDGAEVEMPTPFDDFTPAAHHGYTGGTPASREHREVLRKAMEGAGFQRNRMEWWHYDLPGATKLPVLDVPFTPNG
- the queC gene encoding 7-cyano-7-deazaguanine synthase QueC, encoding MAKRAVVLLSGGLDSTTCLAMAKADGFEPVCLSIAYGQRHSVELERAKKVAATMGVRDVRVVTVDLRQVGGSALTDDIPVPKDRTEDAMSHDVPITYVPARNALFLSMALGLAEVVGATDIYIGVNAVDYSGYPDCRPEFIRSFESMAQLATKAGVEGATFKVHAPLSGLTKAQIIQAGVKLGVDYGMTHSCYDPDAQGRACGRCDSCLLRARGFQEAGVADPTVYTDGVR